A portion of the Chromobacterium sp. IIBBL 290-4 genome contains these proteins:
- the recG gene encoding ATP-dependent DNA helicase RecG — protein MNSPIDLANQPPAVPAALGKKLEKLGIRRRFDLVLHLPLRYEDETHLYPIADAPYGQAALVEGTVTAHEVSFKPRKQLRVQIEDGSGTLLLRFIHFYPSQLKQFVEGSRIRALGEIRRGFVGDEMVHPKTREVREGAPLAESLTPVYPTVNGLTQPMLRKLVHTELKSQRLDELLPGELVSPLALQPFSEAIRLLHQPPPEWTAQQLADPQLPAWQRLKFDELLAQQLSMRLAYRARRLGHAPRIQGDGKLTRQLLEQLPFQLTGAQCKVLDEIRADMRENHPMHRLLQGDVGSGKTIVAALAALSAIEAGFQVALMAPTEILAEQHFLKLSGWLAPLGIGVSWLSGSLRKKAKQQALDEIASGQCRLAVGTHALFQDDVAFQKLGLAIVDEQHRFGVGQRLALQDKGEEPHQLMMSATPIPRTLAMSFYADLDVSVIDELPPGRTPIVTKLIGNPRRAEVVQFVEKTCVEGNQAYWVCPLIEESEALQLQTAVDCHHQLLQDLPGRRIGLVHGRMKAAEKAEVMAAFAAGQLDVLVATTVIEVGVDVPNASLMVIEHAERMGLAQLHQLRGRVGRGSARSVCVLLFENPLSDLAKARLKVIYENTDGFEIARQDLQIRGPGEFLGARQSGLPMLRFADLEQDQALLEAARDLAPVLLQRWPQAAEAHLERWLAGKEQFLKA, from the coding sequence ATGAATTCGCCTATTGATCTCGCCAACCAGCCGCCGGCGGTGCCGGCCGCGCTGGGGAAGAAGCTGGAGAAGCTCGGCATCCGCCGCCGCTTCGATCTGGTGTTGCACCTGCCGCTGCGCTATGAGGATGAAACCCATCTTTATCCCATCGCCGACGCGCCCTATGGACAAGCCGCGCTGGTGGAGGGCACCGTCACCGCGCACGAGGTCAGCTTCAAGCCGCGCAAGCAGCTGCGAGTGCAGATCGAGGATGGCAGCGGCACCTTGCTGCTGCGCTTCATTCATTTTTATCCCAGCCAGCTCAAACAGTTTGTCGAGGGCAGCCGCATCCGCGCCTTGGGCGAGATCCGCCGCGGCTTCGTCGGCGACGAGATGGTGCATCCCAAAACCCGCGAGGTGCGCGAAGGCGCGCCGCTGGCGGAAAGCCTGACGCCGGTTTATCCGACGGTCAACGGCCTGACTCAGCCCATGCTGCGCAAGCTGGTCCATACCGAGTTGAAATCGCAGCGGCTGGATGAGCTGTTGCCGGGCGAGCTGGTGTCGCCGCTGGCCTTGCAACCATTTTCTGAAGCCATTCGCCTGTTGCATCAGCCGCCGCCGGAGTGGACGGCGCAGCAGCTGGCCGATCCGCAATTGCCGGCCTGGCAGCGCTTGAAGTTCGACGAATTGCTGGCGCAGCAGCTGTCGATGCGGCTGGCCTACCGCGCGCGCCGCCTGGGCCATGCGCCGCGCATCCAGGGCGATGGCAAATTGACGCGGCAGTTGCTGGAGCAGCTGCCGTTCCAGCTGACTGGCGCCCAGTGCAAGGTGCTGGATGAGATCCGCGCCGACATGCGTGAAAACCACCCCATGCACCGGCTGCTGCAAGGGGATGTCGGCAGCGGCAAAACCATCGTCGCCGCGCTGGCGGCGCTGTCGGCTATCGAGGCCGGTTTCCAGGTGGCCTTGATGGCGCCGACCGAAATCCTGGCCGAGCAGCATTTCCTCAAACTATCCGGCTGGCTGGCGCCGCTGGGCATAGGCGTGTCCTGGCTGTCCGGCAGCCTGCGCAAGAAAGCCAAGCAGCAGGCCTTGGACGAAATCGCCTCCGGCCAATGCCGGCTGGCGGTGGGCACGCATGCGCTGTTTCAGGATGATGTGGCCTTTCAGAAGCTGGGCCTGGCCATCGTCGACGAGCAGCACCGCTTCGGCGTCGGCCAGCGGCTGGCGCTGCAGGACAAGGGCGAAGAGCCGCACCAGCTGATGATGTCGGCTACGCCGATTCCGCGCACCTTGGCGATGAGCTTCTACGCCGACCTGGACGTGTCGGTGATAGACGAGCTGCCGCCGGGGCGCACGCCCATCGTCACCAAGCTGATCGGGAATCCGCGCCGCGCCGAGGTGGTGCAGTTCGTCGAGAAGACCTGCGTCGAGGGCAATCAGGCATATTGGGTGTGTCCCTTGATCGAAGAGTCCGAAGCCCTGCAGCTGCAGACGGCGGTGGATTGCCATCATCAGTTGCTGCAGGATTTGCCGGGCAGGCGCATCGGCCTGGTGCATGGCCGGATGAAGGCGGCGGAAAAAGCCGAGGTGATGGCGGCGTTCGCCGCCGGCCAGCTGGATGTGCTGGTGGCGACCACGGTGATCGAAGTGGGCGTGGACGTGCCCAATGCCAGCCTGATGGTGATCGAGCACGCCGAGCGGATGGGCCTGGCCCAGCTGCACCAGTTGCGCGGCCGGGTAGGGCGGGGCAGCGCGCGCAGCGTCTGCGTGCTGTTGTTCGAGAACCCGTTGTCTGACTTGGCCAAGGCCAGATTGAAAGTGATTTACGAGAACACCGACGGTTTCGAGATCGCGCGGCAGGATTTGCAGATTCGCGGCCCGGGCGAGTTTCTCGGCGCGAGGCAAAGCGGCTTGCCCATGCTGCGTTTTGCCGATCTGGAGCAGGATCAGGCTTTGCTGGAGGCGGCGCGCGATCTGGCGCCGGTATTGCTGCAACGTTGGCCGCAGGCAGCGGAAGCGCATCTGGAGCGCTGGCTGGCGGGCAAGGAGCAATTCCTCAAGGCGTAA
- a CDS encoding DUF2147 domain-containing protein — MIRIAKAACVAAVLGLASQMALAGSAAGLWKTIDDETHQAKALVQINEGANGELTGKVIKLYMHPDAVCDKCDGANKGKPVNGMQILWGLKKSGEEWSDGQILDPKSGKIYTSGAKLMEDGKKLRVRGYIGPFFRSQVWERQQ, encoded by the coding sequence ATGATCCGAATCGCCAAAGCCGCCTGCGTGGCCGCCGTGTTGGGCCTGGCCAGCCAGATGGCTCTGGCCGGCAGCGCCGCCGGCCTGTGGAAAACCATTGACGATGAAACCCATCAAGCCAAGGCGCTGGTGCAGATCAACGAGGGCGCGAACGGCGAACTGACCGGCAAGGTGATCAAGCTCTATATGCACCCGGATGCGGTTTGCGACAAATGCGACGGCGCCAACAAGGGCAAGCCGGTGAACGGCATGCAAATTCTGTGGGGCCTGAAGAAGAGCGGCGAAGAATGGAGCGACGGCCAGATCCTGGATCCGAAGTCCGGCAAGATCTACACCTCCGGCGCCAAGCTGATGGAAGACGGCAAAAAGCTGCGCGTGCGCGGCTACATCGGCCCCTTCTTCCGTTCCCAAGTGTGGGAACGCCAGCAGTAA
- a CDS encoding PhzF family phenazine biosynthesis protein, which produces MSAHVYRVVNVFAEQRFGGNPLAVFPDAAGLSDQDMQLIARQFNLSETVFLFPGDAECAASLRIFTPSYELPFAGHPTLGAAAVLHGKGELGDGFALRTRSGLIPIRHEEGVFRLQVLPAQARPSGLSREQTAAMLGLQPSDLAGEAEWVNAGAEQLLVPLASREAVLKAKPDAGRFMRDAARQPGQAIAYLWHQQDGAATVRLFFEQLGAIIEDPGTGSACANLGGWCALNGMAPLSWRIAQGEAIDRPNVLYLDIDAQGQASVGGCVQDMGEGVLRMGRRLD; this is translated from the coding sequence ATGTCCGCACACGTTTATCGCGTCGTCAATGTGTTTGCCGAACAGCGCTTCGGCGGCAACCCGCTGGCGGTGTTTCCCGATGCCGCAGGCTTGTCAGACCAAGACATGCAACTGATTGCCCGCCAGTTCAATTTATCGGAAACGGTGTTCCTGTTTCCCGGCGACGCCGAATGCGCCGCCAGCCTGCGCATTTTCACGCCTAGCTATGAGCTGCCGTTTGCCGGTCATCCCACTTTGGGCGCGGCGGCGGTGTTGCATGGCAAGGGCGAGCTGGGCGATGGGTTTGCGCTGCGCACGCGCTCTGGCTTGATTCCGATTCGCCACGAGGAAGGCGTGTTCCGCCTGCAAGTCTTGCCGGCGCAAGCGCGCCCATCAGGATTGTCCCGCGAGCAAACCGCCGCCATGCTGGGCTTGCAGCCATCGGATCTGGCCGGCGAGGCGGAGTGGGTCAATGCCGGCGCGGAGCAATTATTGGTGCCTTTGGCCAGCCGCGAGGCGGTGTTGAAGGCAAAGCCGGATGCGGGGCGCTTCATGCGTGACGCGGCCAGGCAGCCTGGCCAGGCTATCGCCTATCTCTGGCATCAGCAGGATGGCGCGGCGACGGTGAGGCTGTTTTTCGAGCAACTGGGCGCCATCATCGAAGACCCCGGCACGGGTAGCGCCTGCGCCAATCTGGGCGGCTGGTGCGCTTTGAACGGCATGGCGCCGCTATCCTGGCGGATAGCGCAGGGCGAGGCTATAGACAGGCCCAATGTGCTGTATCTGGATATCGATGCGCAAGGCCAAGCCAGTGTGGGCGGGTGCGTTCAGGACATGGGAGAGGGCGTGTTGCGGATGGGACGGCGGCTTGACTGA
- a CDS encoding DUF4124 domain-containing protein encodes MADDVQGSDAMRRFGIVLFLLLCSAGHAEVFKCLDKANRISYSQQPCPQGSVRMAMEGASLSIVESSQQGAATRYRQELKQWSAQRDKQRTQDGKAEKLANERAQRKWQEEKAHCQRLADKRKALSDSMRIGMTPAQLQTAQSRLVKVEDQMQDRACHLYKDE; translated from the coding sequence TTGGCTGATGATGTTCAAGGGAGCGATGCCATGCGCCGATTCGGCATTGTGCTGTTCTTGTTGCTATGTAGCGCCGGGCATGCGGAAGTATTTAAATGTCTGGATAAGGCGAACCGCATATCGTATAGCCAACAACCTTGCCCTCAGGGGAGTGTGAGGATGGCGATGGAGGGGGCGAGTCTGAGCATCGTTGAGTCCAGCCAACAGGGCGCCGCTACGCGCTATCGACAGGAGTTGAAGCAATGGTCTGCCCAGCGCGACAAGCAACGGACACAGGATGGAAAGGCTGAAAAGCTGGCCAATGAACGCGCTCAGCGCAAATGGCAGGAGGAAAAAGCGCATTGCCAGCGTCTGGCCGACAAGCGCAAGGCATTGAGCGACAGCATGCGCATAGGCATGACGCCGGCGCAGCTGCAAACTGCGCAGTCACGGCTTGTCAAAGTGGAAGATCAGATGCAGGATCGGGCATGCCATTTATATAAGGATGAGTAA
- a CDS encoding RidA family protein, producing MAKEIIHTDKAPAAIGAYSQAVKAGNIVYLSGQIPLDPASMTVVEGGFAAETHQVFKNMKAVCEAAGGSLDQIVKLNAYLTDLSNFATFNEIMAQYFSQPYPARAAVGVASLPKGVLVEAEAVMVL from the coding sequence ATGGCTAAAGAAATCATCCACACCGACAAGGCTCCGGCCGCCATCGGCGCTTACTCGCAAGCCGTGAAGGCTGGCAACATTGTTTACCTGTCTGGCCAGATCCCGCTGGACCCGGCCAGCATGACCGTGGTGGAAGGCGGTTTCGCTGCTGAAACCCACCAAGTGTTCAAGAACATGAAGGCCGTGTGCGAGGCAGCCGGCGGCAGCCTGGACCAGATCGTCAAACTCAACGCCTACCTGACCGACCTGTCCAACTTCGCCACCTTCAACGAAATCATGGCGCAGTACTTCAGCCAACCTTACCCGGCCCGAGCCGCCGTCGGCGTGGCCAGCCTGCCCAAGGGCGTGCTGGTGGAAGCCGAAGCGGTGATGGTGCTGTAA
- the hemW gene encoding radical SAM family heme chaperone HemW → MSVIDLSALSGGLRELPPLALYVHFPWCIRKCPYCDFNSHEPKNGFDEMAYVDALLRDLEYSLPEVWGRPLTSIFMGGGTPSLFSPQAMDAFLAGVRARMKLHPDAEITMEANPGTFEIERFRGYREAGINRLSIGIQSFDPKHLQALGRIHDGDEAKRAVEIALTHFDNVNLDLMYALPGQTMDEALSDLNTALSYGITHLSAYHLTIEPNTLFAAQTPKNLPDDEVSADMQEAIESRLADAGFAHYETSAFAKPGRHSRHNLNYWQFGDYIGIGAGAHGKISSHAGIVRQMRHKQPAAYLKAVADGAPLQSSQKVARSDLPFEFMMNLLRLTGGFESRLFQERTGLPLVSIRRQLDDAQAQGLLESEGGAILRPTLKGQRFLNDLLTLFLKEGDE, encoded by the coding sequence ATGAGCGTGATCGACCTGTCGGCGCTGAGCGGCGGCCTGCGCGAGCTGCCGCCCTTGGCGCTGTACGTCCACTTCCCGTGGTGTATCCGAAAGTGCCCGTATTGCGACTTCAACTCGCACGAGCCGAAGAACGGCTTCGACGAGATGGCCTATGTCGACGCGCTGTTGCGCGATCTGGAATACTCGCTGCCCGAGGTGTGGGGCCGGCCGCTGACCAGCATCTTCATGGGCGGCGGCACGCCCAGCCTGTTCAGCCCGCAGGCGATGGACGCGTTCCTGGCCGGCGTGCGGGCGCGGATGAAGCTGCATCCGGACGCCGAGATCACGATGGAGGCCAATCCCGGCACTTTCGAGATCGAGCGTTTCCGCGGCTACCGCGAGGCCGGCATCAACCGCTTGTCGATCGGCATCCAGAGTTTTGACCCCAAGCACCTGCAGGCGCTGGGCCGCATCCACGACGGCGACGAAGCCAAGCGCGCGGTGGAGATCGCGCTGACCCACTTCGACAACGTCAACCTGGACCTGATGTACGCGCTGCCTGGCCAGACCATGGATGAGGCGCTGTCCGATCTGAATACCGCGTTGTCCTACGGCATTACCCATCTGTCGGCCTACCACCTGACCATCGAACCGAACACGCTGTTCGCGGCGCAAACGCCGAAGAACCTGCCGGATGACGAGGTATCGGCCGACATGCAGGAGGCGATAGAATCACGGCTGGCCGACGCCGGTTTCGCTCATTACGAAACCTCGGCCTTCGCCAAGCCGGGTCGCCACAGCCGCCACAACCTCAATTACTGGCAGTTCGGCGACTACATCGGCATAGGCGCCGGCGCGCATGGCAAGATCAGCAGCCATGCCGGCATCGTCCGCCAGATGCGGCACAAGCAGCCGGCGGCTTATTTAAAGGCGGTGGCGGACGGCGCGCCGCTGCAAAGCAGCCAGAAAGTCGCCCGCTCCGACCTGCCGTTTGAATTCATGATGAACCTGCTGCGCCTGACCGGTGGCTTCGAAAGCCGCCTGTTCCAGGAGCGCACCGGGCTGCCGCTGGTGTCGATACGCCGCCAGCTGGACGATGCCCAGGCGCAAGGCCTGCTGGAAAGCGAGGGCGGCGCCATCCTGCGCCCGACGCTGAAAGGCCAGCGCTTCCTCAACGATTTGCTCACCCTGTTCCTCAAAGAAGGAGATGAATAA
- the rdgB gene encoding RdgB/HAM1 family non-canonical purine NTP pyrophosphatase, whose translation MFDQLVLASSNAGKLKEFGALFAELGVTVRPQRDFDVPECPEPHHTFLENALEKARHASRLTGLPALADDSGICVEALGGAPGVYSARFAGEPKSDARNNALLVEKLQDEANRRAWYYCVLVLVRHADDPQPLVADGIWLGEVRDEAAGEGGFGYDPYFYLPSYGVSVAELDAAEKNRVSHRGQALAALMAKLKALA comes from the coding sequence ATGTTCGATCAACTGGTTCTCGCCAGCAGTAACGCCGGCAAGCTGAAGGAGTTCGGCGCGCTGTTCGCCGAGCTGGGCGTCACCGTGCGCCCGCAGCGCGATTTCGACGTGCCGGAGTGCCCCGAGCCGCACCACACCTTCCTGGAAAACGCGCTGGAGAAGGCGCGCCACGCCAGCCGGCTGACCGGCCTGCCGGCGCTGGCCGACGATTCCGGCATCTGCGTGGAAGCGCTGGGCGGCGCGCCGGGCGTGTATTCGGCTCGTTTCGCCGGCGAGCCCAAGTCCGACGCGCGCAACAACGCGCTGTTGGTGGAAAAGCTGCAGGATGAGGCCAACCGCCGCGCTTGGTACTACTGCGTGCTGGTGCTGGTGCGCCACGCCGACGATCCGCAACCGCTGGTGGCGGACGGCATCTGGCTGGGCGAGGTGCGCGATGAGGCCGCCGGAGAAGGCGGCTTCGGCTATGACCCATATTTCTATCTGCCAAGCTATGGCGTGTCGGTGGCCGAACTGGATGCTGCCGAGAAGAACCGCGTCAGCCACCGCGGCCAGGCGCTGGCCGCGCTGATGGCCAAGCTGAAGGCGCTGGCATGA
- a CDS encoding PotD/PotF family extracellular solute-binding protein, with amino-acid sequence MKKLQKLMLALSLSSGLAWAGPNDVLHIYNWSGSLSDNIVKQFEKRCGCKVVQDYYGDNEEMLAKLAAGAKGYDMVFPSSFVVQAMTKQKLLQPLDHRQIPNLKNVAPAYLSQSYDPGNRYTIPTVLSLTSVGYNVEKLQQLGVDPTSWSVIFDPKVLRKIKGKVTVLDSSREVFAAALFYLGKDPNAATDADMRAARDVFKQAKPYWAAFSNASYLKQLAVGNIWVALGYSTEFFQASEDARQTRRPFHIGNVPQREGNEIGVDTMAITASAKRPDLAHQFINFMLDGQNAAQLTNLNGATNPVATASAYFRADLKASPVINPTAEQAKKWTVLRELAPKERRALARMWTEVKVSR; translated from the coding sequence TTGAAAAAGTTGCAGAAGCTGATGCTCGCCCTGTCGCTGTCTTCCGGCCTGGCCTGGGCCGGCCCCAATGACGTGCTGCACATTTACAACTGGAGCGGATCGCTGTCCGACAACATCGTCAAACAGTTTGAAAAACGCTGCGGCTGCAAGGTGGTGCAAGACTATTACGGCGACAATGAGGAAATGCTGGCCAAGCTGGCCGCTGGAGCCAAAGGCTACGACATGGTGTTTCCGTCCAGTTTCGTCGTGCAGGCGATGACCAAGCAAAAGCTGCTGCAACCATTGGACCACCGACAGATTCCCAATCTGAAAAACGTGGCGCCGGCCTATCTGTCGCAAAGCTACGATCCGGGCAATCGCTACACCATCCCTACGGTGCTGTCGCTCACGTCCGTCGGCTACAATGTCGAGAAGCTGCAGCAATTGGGCGTGGACCCGACCAGCTGGTCGGTGATTTTCGATCCCAAGGTGCTGCGGAAGATCAAGGGCAAGGTGACGGTGCTGGACAGCTCGCGCGAGGTGTTCGCCGCCGCGCTGTTCTACCTGGGCAAGGATCCGAATGCCGCGACCGATGCCGACATGCGCGCCGCGCGCGACGTGTTCAAGCAGGCCAAACCGTATTGGGCCGCCTTCTCCAACGCCAGCTATCTGAAGCAACTGGCGGTCGGCAATATCTGGGTGGCGCTGGGCTATTCCACTGAGTTCTTCCAGGCCAGCGAAGACGCGCGCCAAACCCGGCGGCCGTTCCATATCGGCAACGTTCCTCAGCGCGAGGGCAATGAAATCGGCGTGGACACCATGGCCATCACCGCCAGCGCCAAGCGGCCGGATCTGGCGCACCAGTTCATCAATTTCATGCTGGACGGCCAGAACGCGGCCCAACTGACCAACCTGAACGGCGCGACCAACCCGGTGGCCACCGCCAGCGCCTATTTTCGCGCTGATTTGAAAGCCAGCCCGGTGATCAACCCGACCGCAGAGCAGGCGAAAAAGTGGACGGTATTGCGCGAACTGGCGCCGAAAGAGCGCCGCGCCTTGGCGCGGATGTGGACGGAAGTGAAGGTCAGCCGCTAA
- the dusA gene encoding tRNA dihydrouridine(20/20a) synthase DusA → MNVNKTAPNGAETRANQGSQASKPSRRLSVAPMLDWTDRHYRYFARQITRHTWLYTEMVTTGALLNGDVARHLRFDKAEHPIALQLGGSEPAELAACAKLAQEWGYDEVNLNVGCPSERVQKGAFGACLMAEPKLVSDCVKAMRDVVDIDVTVKHRIGIDQIEHYDYLREFVDTVAEAGCQTFIVHARNAILKGLSPKENREIPPLKYDYVYRLKRERPDLEILINGGVKTNAEITEHLRHVDGVMVGREAYHNPWLMAEWDALFYGDAAAGPERAAVVEAMMPYVTARLGDGSNVRHIARHILGLFQGLPGARNWRRMLSDAKLLDGADAGLLRQAYEATLQSRRG, encoded by the coding sequence ATGAACGTAAACAAGACTGCACCCAATGGCGCAGAGACCCGCGCCAATCAAGGATCTCAAGCAAGTAAGCCTTCCCGGCGCCTGAGTGTGGCGCCGATGCTGGATTGGACCGATCGGCACTACCGCTATTTCGCCCGCCAAATCACCCGCCATACCTGGCTGTACACAGAGATGGTCACCACCGGCGCGTTGTTGAACGGCGATGTGGCGCGTCATCTGCGCTTTGACAAGGCCGAGCATCCCATTGCGCTGCAGCTGGGCGGCAGCGAGCCGGCCGAACTGGCCGCTTGCGCCAAGCTGGCGCAGGAGTGGGGCTACGACGAAGTGAACCTTAACGTAGGTTGCCCGTCGGAAAGAGTACAGAAGGGCGCATTTGGCGCTTGCCTGATGGCGGAGCCTAAGCTGGTGTCCGATTGCGTGAAGGCGATGCGCGATGTGGTGGATATCGACGTGACCGTCAAGCACCGCATCGGCATCGATCAGATCGAACATTACGATTACCTGCGCGAGTTTGTCGACACCGTGGCCGAGGCTGGTTGCCAAACCTTCATCGTGCATGCCCGCAACGCCATCCTGAAAGGCCTGAGCCCCAAGGAGAACCGCGAGATCCCGCCGCTGAAGTACGATTATGTGTACCGGTTGAAGCGTGAGCGGCCGGATCTGGAAATCCTGATCAACGGCGGCGTGAAGACCAACGCCGAGATCACCGAACATCTGCGGCATGTGGACGGCGTGATGGTCGGCCGTGAGGCCTATCACAATCCGTGGCTGATGGCGGAATGGGACGCGCTGTTCTACGGCGACGCGGCTGCCGGCCCCGAGCGCGCGGCGGTGGTGGAAGCGATGATGCCTTACGTGACGGCGCGTCTGGGCGACGGCAGCAATGTCCGCCACATCGCTCGGCATATCCTGGGCTTGTTCCAGGGCTTGCCGGGCGCGCGCAACTGGCGGCGCATGCTGTCCGATGCCAAGCTGCTGGACGGCGCCGACGCCGGCCTGCTGCGCCAGGCTTACGAGGCGACGCTGCAAAGCCGCCGCGGCTGA
- the tssA gene encoding type VI secretion system protein TssA, producing the protein MAEGIEALTHPEMKGRLTALLQPIRDSNPCGEPVRYSPEYDQLRELRREDDPTLPAGVWESDLKKADWVGVERLAQEVLTGRSKDLMVAAWLGESWLHLLGLSGLEAALTLVLRYCESYWDGLHPLPRDGDMSFRAAPLEWLAKCYASTVEMRVPLLAPSGGDNTLTLAHWRDLKRRLGKSEASDEMAQARQEMRLLEERVRAQPGCVDKEGLEVLARSRVALQGLEEWCAQAMAADTPSFGGLWITLEQLARALSELAAMCPDDGRFEPLTPFVASQVEKPPEHSNDASATTLAAAREPASREEAYRQLRRIADYLARTEPHSPVPYLIQRAVEWGDKPLRELLAELLDSDTESRRLWSLLGVLP; encoded by the coding sequence ATGGCCGAAGGGATTGAGGCGTTGACGCACCCTGAAATGAAAGGCCGATTGACTGCCTTGCTGCAACCTATCCGGGACAGCAATCCTTGCGGTGAGCCAGTCCGCTATAGCCCTGAATACGACCAGCTGCGCGAGTTACGGCGCGAAGATGACCCCACGCTGCCTGCTGGAGTATGGGAAAGTGATCTGAAGAAAGCCGATTGGGTTGGCGTGGAGAGGTTGGCGCAAGAAGTGTTGACCGGGAGGAGCAAGGATTTGATGGTGGCGGCCTGGCTGGGTGAGTCGTGGCTGCATTTGCTAGGCCTTTCCGGATTGGAGGCCGCTTTGACCTTGGTGTTGCGCTATTGCGAGAGCTATTGGGACGGTTTGCATCCGCTGCCCCGCGATGGTGATATGTCGTTTCGCGCCGCGCCGCTGGAGTGGCTGGCGAAATGCTACGCCAGCACTGTGGAAATGAGAGTGCCTTTGTTGGCCCCGAGCGGAGGCGATAATACGCTAACGCTGGCACATTGGCGCGATTTGAAGCGCAGGTTGGGGAAGAGTGAGGCTTCAGATGAAATGGCGCAGGCCCGGCAGGAGATGCGATTGCTTGAAGAACGAGTGCGCGCGCAGCCTGGCTGCGTGGATAAAGAGGGTTTGGAAGTATTGGCCAGAAGCCGAGTCGCCTTGCAAGGCCTGGAGGAGTGGTGCGCGCAAGCAATGGCGGCAGACACGCCTTCATTTGGCGGCTTGTGGATCACCTTGGAGCAGTTGGCGCGAGCGTTGAGTGAACTAGCCGCCATGTGTCCGGACGATGGGCGGTTTGAACCGCTGACGCCATTCGTTGCGTCGCAAGTCGAAAAGCCGCCTGAGCATTCAAATGATGCCAGTGCGACGACGTTGGCTGCGGCAAGGGAGCCTGCCAGCCGTGAAGAGGCTTATCGGCAGCTGCGGCGAATCGCTGATTATCTAGCGCGCACCGAACCGCATAGTCCAGTGCCCTACTTGATACAGCGAGCCGTGGAGTGGGGAGATAAGCCTTTGCGCGAACTCTTGGCAGAACTATTGGATAGCGACACTGAGTCCCGCAGATTGTGGTCCTTGCTGGGCGTGCTGCCCTAG